Proteins encoded in a region of the Mucilaginibacter sabulilitoris genome:
- a CDS encoding SusD/RagB family nutrient-binding outer membrane lipoprotein produces the protein MKSKLILFCSAAVAFLGSCTKNYLDINTNPNSPTNVAPGLVLTNALNSTATNTTGSVNFYQFASGWIGYWNYSGAVAAFAEERSYQFTTNYGPAVGIWNGLYNNLEDYDYVEKQGNTTKNVFYTAIAKTMKAYDFHNLVDVFGNIPYDDALKATASIRPKYDKDQAIYEDLAKKLDTAATLFKGLIGKVSSADASYDIMYKGDAQKWGKFANTLKLRILLRQSQIPGRDAYIKGEIAKITANGLGFIGVGEGGSVNPGYTNSANKQNPYYATFGYTPAGKTAPTDNHRYYIASLYAINFYQNNNDPRLGYLYTTINDGAGTTYSGSRFGPTAQSPQDNPQNRSAIGTGLLKGADMAQPIITDFESLFLQAEAAQRGYITGSVRSLYESAVQQSFTYLGAGSASDYLTMPSAVSNWDQAADKITLIMTQKWAAMNGINDMESWADFRRLNIPADIPVSDNPAAIVRTIPVRMLYPQSEYNYNPDNVLAQGKISQFTSRIFWDIN, from the coding sequence ATGAAAAGCAAACTCATATTATTTTGTTCGGCAGCTGTAGCCTTTTTAGGGAGTTGTACGAAAAATTATTTGGATATAAATACCAACCCCAACAGTCCAACAAATGTTGCTCCCGGCCTGGTATTAACCAATGCACTAAACAGCACAGCTACGAATACCACCGGTTCGGTTAACTTTTACCAGTTTGCTTCCGGCTGGATCGGGTACTGGAACTATAGTGGCGCTGTAGCGGCTTTTGCCGAAGAACGCAGCTACCAGTTTACCACCAATTATGGCCCGGCTGTGGGCATATGGAATGGCTTATATAATAATCTGGAAGACTATGACTATGTGGAAAAACAGGGTAACACTACCAAGAATGTTTTTTACACTGCTATAGCAAAAACCATGAAGGCTTATGATTTTCATAACCTGGTTGATGTATTTGGTAACATTCCGTACGATGATGCTTTAAAAGCAACAGCATCCATAAGGCCTAAATATGATAAAGATCAGGCTATTTATGAAGATCTGGCCAAAAAGTTAGATACAGCGGCGACGCTTTTTAAAGGTCTTATAGGTAAAGTAAGTTCTGCAGATGCCAGTTACGATATCATGTACAAAGGTGACGCGCAAAAATGGGGTAAGTTTGCCAATACCTTAAAACTCAGGATCCTGTTGCGCCAGTCGCAAATACCTGGCAGGGATGCTTACATCAAAGGCGAGATAGCGAAAATTACCGCAAATGGTCTTGGCTTTATCGGCGTAGGCGAAGGCGGCTCGGTTAATCCTGGTTATACTAACTCCGCAAATAAACAAAATCCATATTATGCAACCTTTGGCTATACACCAGCCGGTAAAACAGCACCTACAGATAACCATAGGTACTATATAGCCAGTTTGTATGCCATTAACTTTTACCAGAATAATAACGACCCGCGCCTTGGTTATTTATACACTACCATTAATGATGGAGCAGGAACTACCTATTCGGGTAGTCGCTTTGGCCCAACGGCGCAAAGCCCTCAGGATAACCCTCAAAACCGTTCGGCTATTGGAACAGGTTTGCTTAAAGGTGCAGATATGGCGCAGCCAATTATTACCGATTTTGAATCGTTGTTTTTACAGGCAGAAGCTGCACAACGGGGTTACATAACCGGAAGTGTAAGAAGCTTGTATGAAAGTGCTGTTCAGCAGTCATTTACTTATTTAGGTGCAGGTTCTGCTTCGGATTACCTTACAATGCCAAGTGCAGTAAGTAACTGGGATCAGGCAGCCGATAAAATAACATTGATCATGACCCAGAAGTGGGCTGCTATGAACGGTATTAATGATATGGAAAGCTGGGCCGATTTCCGCAGGCTTAACATTCCGGCAGATATTCCTGTTTCGGATAACCCTGCGGCTATTGTGCGTACCATACCGGTAAGGATGCTTTATCCGCAAAGTGAGTACAACTACAATCCTGATAATGTTTTGGCGCAAGGAAAAATCAGCCAGTTTACCTCAAGGATATTCTGGGATATTAACTAA
- a CDS encoding DUF1735 domain-containing protein, protein MKKNFIYTLLTVAVLMSGLSGCLKDNSQPDFTKNKPIIELPIGSSSGNAAANSISASFTVSNTPADYLVWVNYAAPDANSKDVTVTLSVDTAAVTQFNKVNGKNYTLLPTVGYTLPSNKITIPAGQRKIQFPVKINTAALDPTKTYAFPLTIADGGGFTISANFAKLITIITLKNKWDGVYTVTGTMTDVVNSAITGQYPHDMQLITQGPNVVAVYDPSQNTYGHGILNAGAGSYYGSFSPKFPIDPATNKITDMINYYGRPSTNGRDAILDASGVNTFIMSPDGSTPVSFKVKYIMTENGSNRTFFEETWTYKSAR, encoded by the coding sequence ATGAAAAAGAATTTCATATATACATTATTGACCGTTGCTGTACTGATGAGTGGTTTATCAGGTTGTTTGAAAGATAACTCTCAGCCAGATTTTACTAAAAATAAACCTATTATTGAACTGCCTATCGGCTCTTCATCAGGTAATGCGGCAGCCAACTCTATCTCAGCATCATTTACCGTATCAAATACTCCGGCCGATTATTTGGTTTGGGTTAATTATGCGGCACCCGACGCTAATAGTAAAGATGTAACCGTTACATTATCTGTTGATACCGCTGCGGTAACTCAATTTAATAAAGTAAATGGTAAAAATTATACCTTGTTGCCAACCGTTGGTTATACTTTGCCATCAAATAAAATTACCATACCTGCCGGACAACGGAAAATACAATTCCCGGTTAAGATTAATACGGCAGCTTTAGACCCTACCAAAACCTATGCTTTTCCGTTGACTATTGCTGATGGCGGTGGCTTTACCATAAGCGCTAATTTTGCAAAATTAATTACCATTATCACTTTAAAAAACAAGTGGGATGGTGTATACACGGTAACTGGAACCATGACCGATGTAGTTAACTCAGCAATAACAGGTCAGTACCCACATGATATGCAGCTGATAACCCAGGGCCCAAATGTGGTTGCTGTTTACGATCCGTCGCAAAATACCTACGGGCACGGTATTTTAAATGCCGGAGCAGGTAGCTATTACGGCAGCTTTAGTCCAAAGTTTCCAATTGATCCGGCTACCAATAAAATTACCGACATGATAAACTACTACGGACGGCCATCAACAAACGGCCGTGACGCAATACTTGATGCAAGCGGCGTTAACACGTTTATCATGTCGCCAGATGGTTCAACCCCTGTTTCATTTAAGGTTAAATACATCATGACCGAAAATGGCAGCAACAGGACATTCTTTGAAGAAACCTGGACGTATAAATCGGCCAGGTAA
- a CDS encoding TonB-dependent receptor domain-containing protein, whose product MKLENRSRAGDANVSENNTKYRREGLFGDLTIGYKNYLFLHASGRNDWDSRLSQKNRSFFYPSVDLSWVFTDALPFFKDNKIITYGKLRGGIAKVSAVQFAPYSLQSTFDVGGGFPYGNTVGYSVGNTVYAPDLKPEQTVSKEIGLELGFLNNRISLETAAYWETTSDQEIIKGINISNATGFTNAIINTGSGKNHGLEVTLKGSPILSNNNGFTWNLGVNYSYNQNKAISLYQGLPNLSIDNDNYIVKDQPYPVLMGKGFETDGHGHTVVDATSGYPVLSQTNILFGQTTPKNILGVNTSFSYHHFTLAGVAEYRSGSVVYSGAGSTFDFSGISYGSATNGRERFVYPNSVIETSPGVYVPNTNVTTNSGGIDYWAGATTRYGVMQNYVTSAAFIKIRELSIGYDVPAEYLRGIKFIKRASFALVGRNLFMFRPKSNPYTDPEFNNTLDNAQGSNGLNQTPPTRIYGFTASFTL is encoded by the coding sequence ATTAAGCTTGAAAACCGCTCACGTGCAGGCGATGCGAATGTTTCAGAAAACAATACCAAATATCGCAGGGAAGGTCTTTTTGGCGATTTAACCATTGGCTACAAAAACTACCTGTTTTTACACGCTTCGGGCCGTAATGACTGGGATTCAAGATTATCTCAGAAAAATCGCTCGTTCTTTTATCCTTCTGTAGATTTATCATGGGTGTTTACCGATGCGCTTCCTTTCTTTAAGGATAATAAAATAATAACCTATGGTAAATTAAGGGGTGGTATCGCTAAGGTATCTGCTGTGCAGTTTGCACCCTATTCATTGCAGTCTACTTTTGACGTTGGCGGCGGGTTTCCCTATGGCAACACCGTTGGTTACAGCGTAGGTAACACCGTTTACGCCCCCGACCTGAAACCAGAACAAACCGTATCAAAAGAGATAGGCCTGGAGTTAGGGTTCCTGAATAACAGAATATCGTTAGAAACTGCAGCATACTGGGAAACCACCAGCGATCAGGAAATTATTAAGGGTATTAATATTTCAAATGCCACCGGTTTTACAAATGCCATTATAAACACTGGCTCAGGTAAAAATCACGGTTTGGAAGTAACGCTAAAGGGCAGCCCGATACTTAGCAATAATAATGGTTTTACCTGGAATTTAGGGGTAAATTACTCTTACAATCAAAACAAGGCTATTTCTCTATATCAGGGCCTACCCAACTTAAGCATTGATAATGATAACTATATTGTAAAAGATCAACCATATCCGGTATTAATGGGTAAAGGTTTTGAAACCGACGGACATGGCCACACGGTAGTTGACGCCACCAGCGGATATCCGGTATTGAGCCAAACCAATATTTTATTTGGCCAAACAACGCCTAAAAATATATTGGGTGTTAATACAAGCTTTAGCTACCATCACTTTACACTGGCCGGTGTTGCGGAGTACCGCAGCGGAAGTGTGGTTTATAGTGGAGCCGGCAGCACTTTCGATTTTTCCGGTATCAGCTATGGTTCCGCAACCAATGGCCGTGAGCGCTTTGTGTATCCTAACTCAGTAATTGAAACTTCGCCGGGTGTATATGTGCCCAACACCAATGTAACTACCAACTCAGGAGGTATTGATTACTGGGCAGGCGCTACCACCCGCTATGGCGTAATGCAAAACTATGTTACCAGCGCTGCTTTTATAAAAATTCGTGAACTCTCAATAGGTTACGATGTGCCGGCTGAATACTTACGCGGTATCAAATTTATAAAGCGGGCCAGTTTTGCACTGGTAGGTCGTAACTTGTTCATGTTCAGACCAAAAAGTAATCCTTACACCGATCCGGAATTTAACAACACGCTTGATAATGCCCAGGGATCAAATGGCCTGAACCAAACTCCGCCTACGCGTATTTATGGTTTTACAGCAAGTTTTACACTTTAA
- a CDS encoding response regulator transcription factor has protein sequence MEKTISVSPKRYDSVDKAVILLVDDNKDVLAFVSDDLSEKYIVLNARNGKQALKILKEQIVQLVISDVMMPVMDGFELCRTIKESFEHGHIPVILLTAKDTLQSKIEGLELGADAYVEKPFSPEHLQAQVASLLKNRNKTKHYFSNSPLAYKKTIAYSKSDELFLEKLNGVILKNLNNTDLDVGHLAGMMNMSRPTLYRKIKSISDLTPNELINLARLKKSAELLNEGCLKIYEISELVGYSSQTHFGRNFLKQFGMSPSDYIIAQTSQ, from the coding sequence ATGGAAAAAACAATAAGTGTTTCCCCAAAACGATATGACAGTGTTGATAAGGCCGTAATTTTATTGGTGGATGATAATAAAGATGTACTGGCCTTTGTTTCTGATGACTTAAGTGAAAAGTATATCGTCCTTAACGCTCGGAACGGCAAACAAGCACTGAAAATACTAAAGGAACAGATCGTTCAATTGGTCATAAGCGACGTGATGATGCCGGTAATGGATGGCTTTGAACTATGCAGAACCATTAAAGAAAGCTTTGAACATGGCCACATCCCCGTTATTTTGTTAACAGCCAAAGACACCCTGCAATCAAAAATAGAAGGATTAGAACTTGGTGCTGATGCCTACGTTGAAAAACCATTTTCCCCCGAACATTTGCAGGCACAGGTTGCAAGCCTTTTAAAGAATAGGAATAAAACTAAACACTACTTTTCAAACTCACCATTGGCGTACAAAAAAACCATCGCCTATTCAAAATCAGACGAGTTGTTTCTTGAAAAACTTAACGGGGTAATATTAAAAAACCTGAACAATACTGATCTGGATGTTGGGCACCTGGCCGGTATGATGAACATGAGCCGCCCAACACTTTATAGAAAAATAAAATCCATATCCGATCTCACGCCCAACGAACTGATTAACCTGGCACGTTTAAAAAAATCAGCCGAATTATTAAATGAAGGTTGTTTAAAAATATATGAGATATCTGAATTGGTAGGCTATAGCTCTCAGACTCATTTTGGCCGTAATTTTTTAAAACAGTTTGGCATGTCGCCATCAGATTATATTATCGCGCAGACATCTCAGTAA
- a CDS encoding ligand-binding sensor domain-containing protein produces the protein MLKYRFFSVFFFCLIATGNIFGQSYYFSHYQVENGLSNNAVICSIQDKKGFMWFGTKDGLNRFDGYTYKIFRNNPDDKNSIGSNFICSLYQDQNGVLWIGTERGLYTYDDHTESFKFLKGSSTNAIRGMVMDGGQNLWFISGLTLFKYIPATGVITSYARDFEATSLCSTAGGAIWAATPQGTLQRYDEKSDSFLSYPVFNHSKPATSDWIEKIYSDAPGSLLVGTSNQGVKMFNTRTLDYTDLLTNNTDGTTIFVRDFIRSSSNEIWIATESGIFIYDETSHKFTNLHKQYNNSYSLSDNAVYTLCNDREGGIWAGTYFGGVNYYPKRYTYFEKTFPKTGENSISGNAVREIRQDDQGNLWIGTEDAGLNKLDRITGLFSNYKPGDRKSGIANTNIHGLLISGNELWIGTFEHGLDVMDLKTEKIIRHYNAGPSPNQFKSNFIYCMLKTRKDEILIGTAVGMYKYNKATNDFTLLTQIPVTAFYTTITEDKVGTIWAGTFRDGVHYFNEEKNFHGTINKFPDKKINLSANRITCVLEDTGSHIWIATESGLYKYNPLTKHIKEFSVKTGFPVNLIYSVLEDSNKQLWISTSKGLLNFDIGTEKVKVFTRSNGLLNDQFNYNSAFKDSAGKMYFGSVKGLISFKPAEFITNTFIPPVYITGFQVSNLELAVNKDGSPLKKSIILTDHITLTHHQSSFSIDFSALNYTSPGTTEYAYKMNGLYEQWTYIKTNRKAYFTELPPGDYVFRVKAANSSGVWNTKETRLYIKVLPPYWKSTWAYTIYALLFIVFLWWIVNSYHKRLQAKNDRKMEVFENEKEKEIYQAKIEFFTNVAHEIRTPLTLIKGPMEKVIKRAHEVPDIEKNLQIMDKHTERLLSLTTQLLDFRKTESNGFSLNFVKVNITTLLNEVWTGFQSAAEQKNIDYQLLTPPKPLFAYIDPEALTKVISNLIDNAIKYGRSVIITELLPHHKNDGFFSIQVRNNGRLIPAEFQEKIFEPFFRLKGNEKKPGTGIGLSLSRALVELHKGRLQMIEPADGFNIFVITLPVHQLIEFKLNGKWKKQ, from the coding sequence GTGTTGAAGTATCGATTTTTTTCAGTATTCTTTTTTTGCCTTATAGCAACCGGAAATATCTTCGGCCAGTCCTACTATTTTAGTCATTACCAGGTAGAGAACGGGCTCTCGAATAACGCGGTCATATGCAGTATACAGGACAAAAAAGGCTTTATGTGGTTTGGTACTAAAGACGGCCTTAACCGGTTTGACGGATATACCTATAAGATTTTCAGAAACAACCCTGACGATAAGAATAGCATCGGCAGTAATTTTATATGCTCGCTGTACCAGGATCAGAACGGAGTATTATGGATAGGTACAGAGCGGGGATTGTACACTTATGATGATCATACAGAAAGCTTTAAATTCCTGAAGGGTAGTTCGACAAATGCTATCAGAGGCATGGTAATGGATGGCGGTCAAAACCTGTGGTTTATATCAGGGCTTACGCTTTTTAAGTATATACCGGCTACAGGTGTTATTACCTCTTATGCAAGAGATTTTGAAGCAACATCCCTTTGCAGCACTGCCGGCGGAGCTATATGGGCAGCTACCCCCCAAGGCACCTTACAAAGGTACGATGAAAAGTCGGATAGCTTTCTAAGCTATCCGGTATTTAATCATTCAAAGCCCGCTACTTCTGACTGGATCGAAAAAATATACAGTGATGCGCCGGGAAGCTTATTGGTGGGCACATCAAACCAGGGTGTTAAAATGTTTAATACCCGCACACTCGACTATACTGATCTGTTAACGAATAATACCGATGGCACAACCATATTTGTAAGAGATTTTATACGCAGTTCATCAAACGAAATCTGGATAGCCACCGAATCAGGAATATTTATTTATGATGAAACAAGTCATAAGTTCACCAATCTGCATAAACAATATAACAATTCCTATTCATTATCTGATAACGCTGTTTACACACTTTGTAATGACAGGGAAGGCGGTATATGGGCCGGAACCTATTTTGGCGGTGTAAATTATTATCCTAAACGTTATACTTATTTTGAAAAAACATTCCCGAAGACCGGCGAAAATTCAATAAGCGGCAACGCGGTAAGGGAGATCAGACAAGATGACCAAGGCAACCTTTGGATAGGGACTGAAGATGCAGGTTTAAACAAATTAGACCGGATTACAGGCCTGTTCAGTAATTATAAACCCGGCGACAGAAAATCTGGTATTGCCAACACCAATATACATGGCCTCCTGATATCAGGTAACGAGTTATGGATAGGCACTTTTGAGCATGGCCTGGATGTAATGGATCTTAAAACCGAAAAAATAATAAGACATTATAACGCAGGCCCTTCGCCCAATCAGTTTAAAAGCAATTTTATTTACTGTATGCTAAAAACCAGGAAAGATGAAATACTTATCGGGACGGCTGTTGGCATGTACAAATACAATAAAGCAACAAACGATTTCACATTGCTTACCCAGATACCCGTTACGGCTTTTTATACGACAATTACAGAAGATAAGGTGGGGACTATATGGGCGGGTACTTTCCGAGATGGCGTACATTATTTTAATGAAGAAAAGAACTTTCACGGCACGATCAATAAATTCCCGGACAAAAAAATCAACCTGAGCGCTAACAGGATAACCTGCGTGTTAGAAGATACGGGCAGCCATATATGGATAGCGACAGAATCGGGTTTGTATAAATACAACCCTTTAACAAAACACATAAAAGAGTTCTCGGTAAAAACCGGCTTTCCTGTTAACCTGATCTACAGCGTGCTCGAAGATTCAAATAAGCAACTCTGGATAAGTACCTCAAAGGGGCTGTTAAACTTTGATATCGGTACAGAAAAAGTAAAGGTATTTACCAGATCAAACGGGTTACTAAATGATCAGTTCAACTATAACTCTGCTTTTAAAGACAGCGCCGGAAAAATGTATTTTGGAAGTGTAAAAGGTTTAATCAGTTTTAAACCTGCAGAGTTTATAACCAATACGTTTATCCCACCGGTTTACATTACCGGGTTCCAGGTTTCCAATCTTGAGCTGGCCGTCAATAAAGATGGTTCTCCCTTAAAAAAGTCAATTATATTAACAGACCATATCACACTCACTCATCACCAATCATCATTCAGTATTGATTTTTCGGCACTAAACTATACCTCACCAGGCACCACCGAATACGCATATAAAATGAATGGTTTATATGAACAATGGACTTATATAAAAACCAACCGCAAAGCCTATTTTACCGAGCTACCGCCCGGAGATTATGTATTTAGGGTAAAAGCCGCCAACAGCAGCGGTGTATGGAACACAAAAGAAACCAGGCTGTACATAAAAGTGCTTCCTCCCTATTGGAAAAGCACCTGGGCGTACACGATATATGCACTGCTGTTTATAGTCTTTTTGTGGTGGATAGTTAACAGTTACCACAAACGGCTCCAGGCAAAGAACGACCGCAAAATGGAGGTTTTTGAGAATGAAAAAGAAAAGGAAATATATCAGGCCAAAATTGAATTTTTCACCAACGTAGCGCATGAAATACGCACGCCGTTAACGCTCATTAAAGGTCCAATGGAAAAAGTTATCAAACGTGCGCATGAAGTACCGGATATTGAAAAGAACCTGCAGATCATGGACAAGCATACCGAGCGTTTATTGTCACTTACCACACAGCTGCTTGATTTTCGTAAAACGGAATCAAACGGGTTCTCCCTGAATTTTGTGAAGGTTAATATAACCACCTTATTAAATGAGGTGTGGACAGGCTTTCAATCTGCTGCGGAGCAAAAGAATATCGACTATCAATTATTAACTCCTCCAAAACCATTATTTGCTTATATCGATCCCGAAGCGCTTACAAAAGTTATCAGCAATCTGATTGATAATGCCATAAAGTATGGTAGATCTGTAATCATAACCGAGCTTTTGCCGCACCATAAAAACGACGGCTTTTTTAGCATACAGGTTCGGAATAATGGCAGACTAATTCCAGCTGAATTTCAGGAAAAGATCTTCGAGCCTTTCTTCAGATTAAAAGGAAATGAGAAAAAACCGGGAACCGGAATAGGTCTTTCTCTTTCAAGGGCGCTTGTTGAACTGCATAAGGGCCGTTTACAAATGATTGAACCGGCAGATGGTTTTAATATATTTGTAATAACGCTCCCGGTACACCAATTAATTGAATTTAAACTGAATGGCAAATGGAAAAAACAATAA
- a CDS encoding SusC/RagA family TonB-linked outer membrane protein: MKKNLSYDGGCTRPGKSSYPEGAFRKIFLPAFICCFIFLAAALQVKAQNAAVSGVVTDDKSAPLPGVNVRVKGTTIGVSTDVNGKYTLNVPGGSTLVFSFIGYTDQEVNVGNRTSINIQLTNSSASLNEVVVVGYGSQQKKDLTGAVSVVRARDIQKRQATTVAEALQGQASGIKVRGGGQPGSEAQIQIRGLKNLGPDSNPLYVIDGLITTANRDFNPSDIESVQILKDASAAAIYGSRAANGVVIITTKKGKDGPMMVSFTGKSGVQTIPRYDLAGTDEFAKLNFMAYDNANVPRQKLELQNNTNWQDVAYRTGNIQDYNVSFSGGSKNGSYFVSGGYFTNKGTVISTDFNRINFRVNTQGRKGIFTIGENLAISRAKANEMSGNPIIDVIRLLPTIPVYNPANPGGYGYGDESKARTFGTNPVAIADLEDRTNQNMRIRGNFFSELQILPYLKYRLNLGVETSDDHYKYFRKEGNWTLNQAYDPSIANENRAEYVSGLIENTLTFNKTFGKHVVNAVGGQSYQRTNYELIGGTKRNLLYNPNTKQYYDVLDQGNSALTNGYRERTDLISYFGRVEYSFDDKYLLNGVIRTDGSSKFGPSYKFGTFPSISGAWRISKEDFFKSSWINDLKLRASYGTVGSNNIGAYEYQAVVNTFSTVVFGPDQTTQQGATQVQLANNDLRWEKLIQQNYGFDATFLNSKLTVTAEYFIAKTEDVLIRYPLLYTTGNDGGNPQVNGITLGNRGFELSANYRESSKPFQYGIGVNFTTLRNKVLNLGYNKNKTYVGNTVTEEGEPIGMWYVLQTDGLFQSQAEVDNYKNSNGTIIQPTAKPGDVRFKDNNGDGQITNDDKVVVGSPWPKYELGLNLNASYKGFEFSMDWFASVGAKVFNGPRSVTDRFDDNSNYRAGIQPWTPENPNTTTPRAYYGTTLNSRGDSDRWLESGSFARMKYIGITYNLPSSIAKRIGMANAQLTVSAQNLITITKYTGLDPEFSNTSVWEKGYDYGAFPNLKTYSVGLNFGF, translated from the coding sequence ATGAAAAAAAATTTATCTTACGATGGCGGTTGTACCCGCCCTGGAAAATCCTCCTATCCCGAAGGGGCCTTTAGGAAGATTTTTCTTCCGGCATTCATTTGCTGCTTTATCTTCTTAGCGGCCGCCCTGCAGGTAAAGGCACAAAACGCAGCCGTTAGCGGTGTTGTTACCGATGATAAAAGCGCCCCGCTTCCAGGCGTTAATGTGAGGGTAAAAGGCACAACTATCGGCGTAAGCACGGATGTAAACGGAAAATATACCCTCAACGTACCGGGCGGAAGCACGCTGGTATTTTCGTTTATCGGCTATACCGATCAGGAGGTAAACGTTGGCAACCGTACCAGTATTAATATCCAGCTCACCAATTCATCCGCCTCTCTTAACGAGGTGGTGGTTGTAGGATATGGTTCACAGCAGAAAAAGGACCTAACCGGCGCGGTATCTGTTGTGCGGGCCAGGGATATACAAAAGCGGCAGGCCACAACTGTTGCCGAAGCTTTGCAGGGACAGGCGTCGGGTATAAAAGTTCGTGGCGGAGGTCAGCCAGGTTCTGAAGCGCAGATACAGATCCGCGGTTTAAAAAACCTGGGACCCGATTCTAATCCCTTATACGTTATTGACGGATTAATAACAACCGCAAACCGCGATTTTAACCCCAGCGACATCGAATCTGTCCAGATATTAAAGGATGCCTCGGCAGCTGCTATTTATGGTTCAAGGGCTGCAAATGGCGTGGTTATTATTACCACCAAAAAGGGTAAGGACGGCCCTATGATGGTTAGCTTCACGGGCAAGTCGGGTGTACAAACCATACCGCGTTATGATTTAGCCGGAACGGACGAGTTTGCCAAATTGAACTTTATGGCTTATGATAATGCAAATGTGCCAAGACAAAAACTCGAGCTGCAAAATAACACCAACTGGCAGGATGTAGCCTATAGAACCGGTAATATTCAGGATTACAATGTCAGCTTTTCAGGCGGAAGCAAAAACGGAAGCTATTTTGTATCAGGAGGATATTTTACCAATAAAGGAACTGTTATCAGTACTGATTTTAATAGGATCAATTTCAGGGTAAATACGCAGGGACGCAAAGGGATATTCACCATTGGTGAAAACCTGGCCATCAGCAGGGCTAAGGCAAATGAAATGTCAGGTAATCCTATTATTGATGTGATACGCCTGCTACCTACTATACCGGTATATAATCCGGCCAATCCGGGTGGTTATGGTTATGGCGATGAATCAAAGGCACGTACGTTTGGTACCAATCCGGTGGCAATAGCCGATCTGGAAGACCGTACAAACCAGAATATGCGTATTCGTGGTAATTTTTTTAGTGAATTACAAATACTACCCTACTTAAAATACCGGTTAAACCTGGGTGTTGAAACAAGTGATGATCATTACAAGTATTTCAGAAAAGAAGGTAACTGGACACTTAATCAGGCTTACGATCCGTCTATTGCCAACGAGAACAGGGCCGAATACGTTTCGGGTTTGATTGAAAATACGCTAACCTTCAATAAAACTTTCGGAAAGCACGTTGTAAATGCAGTTGGCGGGCAGTCGTATCAGCGTACCAACTATGAACTTATTGGTGGTACCAAGCGTAATTTATTATATAATCCCAATACCAAGCAATATTATGATGTGTTAGATCAGGGTAATTCGGCTTTAACAAACGGTTACCGGGAACGTACAGACCTGATATCATACTTCGGACGGGTGGAATACAGCTTTGATGATAAATACCTGTTAAATGGTGTTATACGTACAGATGGTTCTTCCAAATTTGGCCCGAGTTATAAGTTTGGTACTTTTCCGTCCATTTCCGGTGCATGGCGTATCAGTAAAGAAGATTTCTTTAAATCATCATGGATCAATGATCTGAAGTTAAGGGCAAGCTATGGTACTGTAGGTAGCAACAATATTGGCGCTTATGAATACCAGGCCGTAGTAAATACTTTCTCAACAGTTGTTTTCGGTCCCGATCAAACTACCCAGCAAGGCGCCACGCAGGTACAACTGGCCAATAATGATTTGCGCTGGGAAAAACTGATACAACAGAACTATGGCTTTGATGCTACATTTTTAAACAGCAAATTAACGGTAACTGCCGAATATTTTATTGCCAAAACAGAGGATGTGTTAATCAGATACCCTTTGCTTTATACTACAGGCAATGATGGTGGCAACCCGCAGGTAAATGGTATCACACTGGGTAACCGCGGGTTTGAATTAAGCGCTAATTACCGTGAAAGCTCTAAACCGTTTCAATATGGCATTGGTGTTAATTTCACCACACTGAGGAATAAAGTGCTTAATTTAGGTTATAACAAAAACAAAACCTATGTAGGCAACACCGTTACAGAAGAGGGCGAGCCAATTGGTATGTGGTATGTATTGCAAACCGATGGCTTGTTTCAAAGCCAGGCAGAAGTTGATAATTATAAAAACAGCAACGGTACTATCATACAGCCAACTGCTAAACCTGGCGATGTCAGGTTTAAGGATAATAATGGTGACGGACAGATCACTAATGATGATAAAGTGGTGGTTGGCAGCCCATGGCCAAAGTATGAGCTTGGACTTAACTTAAATGCATCCTATAAAGGATTTGAATTTTCAATGGATTGGTTTGCTTCGGTTGGTGCAAAGGTATTTAACGGCCCACGCAGCGTAACCGACAGGTTTGATGATAACTCAAACTACAGGGCAGGAATTCAGCCATGGACACCCGAAAATCCAAATACTACTACTCCAAGAGCCTATTACGGCACTACGCTAAATTCAAGAGGTGATTCTGATAGGTGGTTAGAGAGCGGAAGTTTCGCACGCATGAAATATATTGGTATAACCTACAATCTGCCATCTTCCATAGCAAAACGAATAGGCATGGCTAATGCACAGCTGACAGTTTCTGCGCAAAATCTGATCACTATAACTAAATACACAGGTCTTGATCCGGAATTTAGTAATACGAGCGTATGGGAAAAAGGGTACGATTACGGTGCATTCCCTAATCTTAAAACATATTCCGTGGGTTTAAATTTCGGATTTTAA